A region of the Primulina eburnea isolate SZY01 chromosome 7, ASM2296580v1, whole genome shotgun sequence genome:
TTATTTCAGGAAAAGTATTTCTATGCCCTTCAAGATAGTTTTTTTATCGGAAGTCAAAATATTTATGAACATGTTGTGGCATTTTGATCTAATTTTCTTGCTATTGCTTCTTCTAACATTTGTTGACATGTGATCAATCATTTCTTTAGCATTCATGCAAGTAATTGACGATGTTTTGATGTTTTCCTGCTGTATTTTATTACGAGGGAGCTCATCGGGTGCCATATCGCTAACTTTAGCTTTGTTGGTAAGTGTAGTACCAAGATAATTGAAACTACGTGTGAGGCAATGGATTAATGGAACACGagaattttaatttgaaaatttaacaTTAGCCTCGTTCATAATGCTCTACTGATCTTCAGTATCCTTCTAAATGTATCTTAGCTGTTCATGGCAGGACACAGTTGATTCTGTGCGTACCAGTGAGAGGGAGAGGATCAAGATCCACGAAGCCCTGATGGGCTTGTTATTCAGTCTTGATTCGGTGCCTGGGATTGATCCCAATGTACGGGAGCTGAGGAGACATGTGAGCCGAAGGATTGTGGGGCTGCAAGAGATACTTGATGCTGTAACGGACTCTAGAGTTGAGAATTGGGTTGGATATTCGATGGATTGGGAAAACATGTTAGTGGGGATTGAGAAAGAGATCTGCAAAGAAAAAGGCGGTGGGAATGAAATGGAGAGGTTTTGTGCCGAGCATTTGGGGTTGCGGTGTCTTGAGAGGTTTCTTAGTGACCACTGACCAATGATCTTAAACATAATTATACTTGAGTTTTATATGTCTCTTTATTTGTTTGTAAATCTACATGCTGAAAGCTCTCGCGTGTTTGTTATTTCTTAAGAATGACGTCTTGTTTTTCTTGTCCATACGTAAATGATATACAATGTAACAGAAACAGAAGATGTGTAAGATCATCTTTGAGTTCTGAGACTTGGCTAAAGATGTTCCGTTTTCTGTCATTTCTTCTCCACTTGGATCCTCTTATACATTTTGTTTGCTTTATTAGTCCTatatgaaacatgctaataaaTTATTTAGGATAAACAAATTCACCATGCTAGAGTAACTATCGCTTTCTGATGTCGAACAGAGAAGGGTCTAAGGTCTCGTTCTTTTCTGTCCTTAACGTGACGAGTATCCAGTTTGAAACCCTTGAATGTTCCGAATTTGAAACAAATCAACTATATGCTAGAATGATTATATGAATATCTGAAAACAAAGGGAGGCTAAAGGCGAAATTTGCACAAAGGACAAA
Encoded here:
- the LOC140836039 gene encoding BAG family molecular chaperone regulator 5, mitochondrial-like — its product is MKSSRRPWFFSSSSVTATVCSFNDHSAPESDPIQTQPASEPIPVTVHIPLQSPLPESSAAVRIQSAYRSHMVRTLVRKIAAVDSEAKYWQRIIQRQDTVDSVRTSERERIKIHEALMGLLFSLDSVPGIDPNVRELRRHVSRRIVGLQEILDAVTDSRVENWVGYSMDWENMLVGIEKEICKEKGGGNEMERFCAEHLGLRCLERFLSDH